The following proteins are co-located in the Deinococcus aquaedulcis genome:
- a CDS encoding cytochrome P450, whose amino-acid sequence MTTPAQCPFGHGSLTRPSAASPRPGAPLRLEGEAYQIHDFQTAREVLRSDDVVQAGFGADQLQGASVLRNKPVLYTEGDTHHEMRRDTARYFTPAAVATYHPMIAALADDLLGQLARAGEAKVDDLSLTMAVRVAAQVVGLTDSALPGLHRRVTTFVEGDRPRGEQASRLQQVLDQRHLLAFYLLDVKPAIARRRRQRRDDLISHLLDQDYSDLEILTECLTYGTAGMVTTREFITVAAWHLLREPELRWHYVHGTERERHAVLHEILRVEPVVSTLYRRTVRDLTVGGEVIPAGRLLALNIRDTNEDPAVAGADPATLCPGRPLPRGVQPPVLAFGDGHHRCPGAFLAIRESDVFLRRLLMWRDLRLVAPPTVTFNEVVQGYELRGMRVALGR is encoded by the coding sequence ATGACCACCCCCGCCCAGTGCCCCTTTGGCCACGGCAGCCTGACCCGCCCATCTGCAGCCTCGCCCCGCCCCGGCGCCCCCCTACGCCTGGAGGGCGAGGCGTACCAGATTCACGACTTCCAGACCGCGCGCGAGGTGCTGCGCAGCGACGACGTGGTGCAGGCCGGCTTCGGGGCCGACCAGTTGCAGGGCGCCAGCGTGCTGCGCAACAAACCCGTGCTGTACACCGAAGGCGACACCCACCACGAGATGCGCCGCGACACCGCGCGGTACTTCACCCCCGCCGCCGTGGCGACTTACCACCCCATGATTGCCGCTCTGGCCGACGACCTGCTGGGCCAGCTGGCCCGGGCCGGCGAGGCGAAGGTGGACGACCTGAGCCTGACCATGGCCGTGCGGGTGGCCGCGCAGGTGGTGGGCCTGACCGACAGCGCCCTGCCAGGGCTGCACCGCCGCGTGACCACCTTTGTGGAGGGGGACCGGCCCCGGGGCGAACAGGCCTCGCGGCTGCAGCAGGTGCTGGACCAGCGCCACCTGCTGGCTTTTTACCTGCTGGACGTGAAACCGGCCATTGCCCGCCGCCGGCGCCAGCGGCGTGACGACCTGATCAGCCACCTGCTGGACCAGGATTACAGTGACCTGGAAATCCTGACCGAGTGCCTCACCTACGGCACGGCAGGCATGGTGACCACCCGCGAGTTCATTACGGTGGCCGCTTGGCACCTGCTGCGCGAGCCCGAACTGCGCTGGCACTATGTCCACGGCACCGAGCGCGAGCGCCACGCCGTGCTGCACGAAATTCTGCGGGTCGAGCCGGTGGTGTCCACCCTTTACCGCCGCACCGTGCGCGACCTGACGGTGGGGGGCGAGGTGATTCCAGCGGGCCGCCTGCTGGCCCTGAACATCCGCGACACCAACGAGGACCCGGCCGTGGCGGGCGCGGACCCGGCGACCCTGTGCCCGGGGCGCCCGCTGCCGCGCGGCGTGCAGCCCCCAGTCCTGGCCTTTGGGGACGGCCACCACCGCTGCCCGGGGGCGTTTCTGGCCATTCGCGAAAGCGACGTGTTCCTGCGCCGCCTGCTGATGTGGCGCGACCTGCGACTGGTCGCCCCACCCACCGTGACCTTTAATGAGGTGGTGCAGGGCTACGAACTGCGCGGCATGCGCGTGGCCCTGGGCCGCTGA
- a CDS encoding DUF4258 domain-containing protein — MQASTDLLQLRAQLSRAEKAARRTPPSPPPRAASPQAPLKPQRQAELAGVSTDDFSLARAHARLRDAVYDGRYHLCPHAISHARAEGFLEHDVLNVLLTGRVRAVYTEERRWLVCGYFEACGVALPLHVVAEPHGDGHVDIVTAFVPKHPHHIISRARLALMLRYDEQTVRARTAHAGNRVGHRGKGRWKKSA; from the coding sequence GTGCAGGCCAGTACGGACCTGCTGCAACTCCGCGCCCAGCTGTCGCGCGCCGAAAAGGCCGCGCGGCGCACGCCGCCTTCGCCCCCACCCCGGGCGGCCAGCCCGCAGGCGCCCCTGAAGCCGCAGCGGCAGGCGGAACTGGCCGGGGTCAGCACCGACGACTTCAGCCTGGCCCGGGCCCACGCCCGGCTACGCGACGCGGTCTACGATGGCCGGTACCACCTGTGCCCGCACGCCATCAGCCACGCCCGCGCCGAGGGCTTTCTGGAGCACGACGTGCTGAACGTGCTGCTGACGGGCCGGGTGCGCGCCGTGTACACCGAGGAACGCCGCTGGCTGGTGTGCGGCTACTTTGAGGCCTGTGGGGTGGCCCTGCCGCTGCATGTGGTGGCCGAGCCGCACGGGGACGGCCACGTGGACATCGTGACGGCCTTTGTGCCCAAGCACCCGCACCACATCATCAGCCGCGCCCGGCTGGCGCTGATGCTTCGTTACGACGAACAGACCGTGCGCGCCCGCACCGCCCACGCCGGCAACCGTGTGGGCCACCGGGGCAAGGGCCGCTGGAAAAAGAGCGCGTAG
- a CDS encoding GNAT family N-acetyltransferase, with translation MIRPMLATDVPDVLALLNWMDDAPEREVFSPEARSEGELKVECEDCTCLVDAGEEGVLAYCALSPFRDGLVMEGPISDGAQLGPLLRHALERADGLPVYAFAARDNLPVREALEAAGFAPMHTTDFYSAPLSRLTPHACAPAGHRIVHHLPLATYRELFRASEDTWAERLNWTPEQVDEHFARPDVRLVALLRGEQAVGFAELEFNAEDARADVTYVAVHPAERGQGYGLTLLALAAAEADTRPELRTLRVRAHDHMKPARALYARAGLTHCRSVVTYMKEGDEDV, from the coding sequence ATGATCCGCCCCATGCTGGCCACAGATGTGCCCGATGTCCTCGCGCTGCTCAACTGGATGGACGACGCCCCCGAGCGCGAGGTCTTCTCGCCCGAAGCGCGCAGCGAAGGCGAACTGAAAGTGGAGTGCGAGGACTGTACCTGTCTGGTGGACGCGGGCGAGGAAGGCGTGCTGGCCTACTGCGCCCTGTCGCCCTTCCGGGACGGGCTGGTGATGGAAGGGCCCATCAGCGACGGCGCGCAGCTGGGCCCGCTGCTGCGCCACGCCCTGGAGCGGGCCGATGGCCTGCCGGTCTACGCCTTTGCCGCGCGCGACAACCTCCCGGTGCGGGAGGCCCTGGAGGCCGCCGGCTTTGCCCCCATGCACACCACCGACTTTTACAGCGCGCCGCTGTCGCGCCTGACCCCGCACGCCTGCGCGCCGGCCGGGCACCGCATTGTGCACCACCTGCCGCTGGCCACTTACCGCGAGCTGTTCCGCGCCAGCGAGGACACCTGGGCCGAGCGCCTGAACTGGACCCCGGAACAGGTGGATGAGCATTTCGCGCGCCCCGATGTGCGGCTGGTGGCCCTGCTGCGCGGCGAGCAGGCCGTGGGCTTTGCCGAACTGGAATTCAACGCCGAGGACGCCCGCGCCGACGTGACCTACGTGGCCGTTCACCCCGCCGAGCGCGGCCAGGGCTACGGCCTGACCCTGTTGGCCCTGGCCGCCGCCGAGGCCGACACGCGCCCGGAACTGCGCACCCTGCGCGTGCGCGCCCACGACCACATGAAGCCTGCCCGCGCCCTGTACGCCCGCGCGGGCCTGACCCATTGCCGCAGCGTGGTGACCTACATGAAAGAGGGCGACGAGGACGTGTAA
- a CDS encoding DUF305 domain-containing protein has translation MLRRILLPVLLLAGVLAAALLLAPRLLPPGEQSPDVRFVREMTQHHTQAVDMAIRIRERSRDEDLRTIALDMLLSQQEQIGQMRGWLTLWGRPWGGEGMSAEHARMMGMATPAEVARISTLPPRQSEVQFLQLMTRHHQGALAMVTPVLGARVRPEVRALATQIQNAQAAEIRLMTTLLKERGAQPLPAPDAPGAGGHEH, from the coding sequence ATGCTGCGCCGAATTCTGCTGCCTGTGCTGCTGCTGGCTGGTGTGCTGGCCGCTGCCCTGCTCCTGGCCCCGCGCCTCTTGCCCCCGGGCGAGCAGAGCCCAGATGTCCGCTTTGTGCGCGAGATGACCCAGCACCACACCCAGGCGGTGGACATGGCCATTCGCATCCGTGAGCGCAGCCGCGACGAGGACCTGCGCACCATTGCCCTGGACATGCTGCTTTCGCAGCAGGAGCAGATTGGGCAGATGCGCGGCTGGCTGACCCTCTGGGGCCGGCCCTGGGGCGGCGAGGGCATGAGCGCCGAACACGCGCGCATGATGGGCATGGCCACCCCCGCCGAGGTGGCGCGCATCAGCACCCTGCCGCCCCGGCAGAGCGAGGTGCAGTTTCTGCAATTGATGACCCGGCACCACCAGGGGGCGCTGGCGATGGTCACGCCGGTGCTGGGGGCCCGCGTGCGCCCGGAAGTGCGGGCCCTGGCCACCCAGATTCAAAATGCCCAGGCCGCCGAGATCCGCCTGATGACCACGCTGCTGAAAGAACGGGGCGCCCAGCCGCTGCCGGCTCCAGATGCACCAGGTGCCGGCGGGCACGAGCACTGA
- a CDS encoding YdcF family protein, producing the protein MRFRWQDMAGGGALGAALGILAAFFGDVRAPVGLLLALVLAGALAGAWPPAWRALRLGAGALALGLWLCLLTPVLRAPLATLTLAQPPQPADAIVVLGGGVQCGTRTLEPSSLSRLVRGLELWRAGYAPLVTVSEQSALLGPRGCPKISTLAQAHLRALVPSPGPEVLTLTNVTTTRDEAARVRDLARARGWTRVLLVTSPSHSRRAAALFRAQGVNVLSVPAPEVRFDETLPMPADRLWAARILAYEGLSRVKAALGGTPER; encoded by the coding sequence ATGAGGTTCCGGTGGCAGGACATGGCAGGTGGCGGCGCGCTGGGGGCAGCGCTGGGAATTCTGGCGGCCTTTTTTGGCGACGTGCGCGCGCCCGTTGGCCTGCTCCTGGCCCTGGTGCTGGCCGGGGCCCTGGCCGGGGCGTGGCCCCCTGCGTGGCGGGCGCTGCGCCTGGGTGCGGGCGCGCTGGCCCTGGGCCTGTGGCTGTGCCTGCTGACCCCGGTGCTGCGCGCGCCGCTGGCCACCCTGACCCTGGCCCAGCCGCCCCAGCCAGCCGACGCCATCGTGGTGCTGGGGGGCGGGGTGCAGTGCGGCACCCGTACCCTGGAGCCCAGCAGCCTCAGCCGCCTGGTGCGGGGACTGGAACTGTGGCGGGCAGGCTACGCCCCATTGGTCACGGTGTCCGAACAGTCCGCGCTGCTCGGGCCCCGGGGGTGTCCGAAAATCAGCACGCTGGCCCAGGCGCACCTCCGCGCGCTGGTGCCTTCGCCGGGCCCGGAGGTGCTCACCCTGACCAACGTGACCACCACCCGCGACGAGGCAGCCCGCGTGCGCGACCTCGCCCGGGCGCGCGGCTGGACCCGGGTGCTGCTGGTGACCAGCCCCAGCCACTCGCGCCGCGCCGCCGCGCTGTTCCGGGCCCAGGGCGTGAACGTGCTCAGCGTGCCCGCCCCCGAGGTCCGCTTTGACGAAACGCTGCCCATGCCGGCTGACCGCCTGTGGGCCGCGCGCATCCTGGCCTACGAGGGCCTGTCGCGCGTAAAGGCGGCCCTGGGCGGCACGCCGGAGCGGTAA
- the trmFO gene encoding methylenetetrahydrofolate--tRNA-(uracil(54)-C(5))-methyltransferase (FADH(2)-oxidizing) TrmFO, producing the protein MSERMITVVGAGLAGSEAALAAARLGVRVRLYEMRPVKMTPAHRSGNFAELVCSNSLGGEGELQSKGLLQAELRSVGGAIVGAADASKLPAGNALAVERDEFSARVTQAVREHPLIEVLGEEVTAVPQGIAVIASGPLTSDALAADLAQLTGSERLSFYDAAAPVIAFESINMDVAWRAGRYDQSADYINCPFTKEEYLAFFGALEQARAHTPHDWEKLEFFEGCMPIEEIARRGVDTPRFGPMSPKGLDNPRTGRWPYAVAQLRQEDREGRMWSLVGFQTGLKWGDQKAVVQLIPGLENAEIVRYGVMHRNTYLNAPTVLESSLALRADRQKFVAGVLAGTEGYLESAATGWLAGTNAARLALGLPPLTPPAESMLGGLTRYLASANPKGFQPMNVNWALVPELPAEVNPKTGKPRKLGKREKRPVMFRRGLNAFMAWAQEEAGLSVTVPAVLAEPPAEPEVANV; encoded by the coding sequence ATGAGTGAGCGGATGATCACGGTGGTGGGCGCAGGCCTGGCGGGCTCGGAGGCGGCGCTGGCCGCCGCGCGGCTGGGCGTGCGGGTGCGCCTGTATGAAATGCGCCCGGTCAAGATGACCCCCGCGCACCGCAGCGGCAATTTCGCCGAACTGGTGTGCAGCAACTCGCTGGGTGGCGAGGGCGAACTGCAGAGCAAGGGCCTGCTGCAGGCCGAACTGCGCAGCGTGGGCGGCGCGATTGTGGGGGCCGCCGACGCCTCCAAGTTGCCGGCTGGCAACGCGCTGGCCGTGGAGCGCGATGAATTCAGCGCCCGCGTGACCCAGGCGGTGCGCGAACACCCGCTGATTGAGGTGCTGGGCGAGGAAGTCACCGCTGTACCCCAGGGCATCGCCGTGATCGCCTCCGGGCCCCTGACCTCGGACGCGCTGGCCGCCGACCTCGCCCAGCTGACCGGCAGCGAGCGCCTCAGCTTCTATGACGCCGCTGCCCCGGTGATCGCCTTCGAGAGCATCAACATGGACGTGGCGTGGCGCGCGGGCCGCTACGACCAGAGCGCCGATTACATCAACTGCCCCTTTACCAAGGAGGAGTATCTGGCGTTTTTCGGGGCGCTGGAGCAGGCCCGCGCCCACACGCCCCACGACTGGGAGAAGCTGGAATTTTTCGAGGGCTGCATGCCCATTGAAGAAATTGCGCGCCGGGGCGTGGACACGCCGCGCTTTGGCCCCATGAGCCCCAAGGGCCTGGACAACCCCCGCACTGGACGCTGGCCCTACGCCGTGGCCCAGCTGCGCCAGGAAGACCGCGAGGGCCGCATGTGGTCCCTGGTGGGCTTTCAGACGGGCCTGAAGTGGGGCGACCAGAAGGCGGTGGTGCAGCTCATTCCGGGCCTGGAAAATGCCGAGATCGTGCGCTATGGCGTGATGCACCGCAACACGTACCTGAACGCGCCGACCGTCCTGGAATCCAGCCTGGCGCTGCGGGCCGACAGACAGAAGTTCGTGGCGGGCGTGCTGGCGGGCACCGAGGGCTATCTGGAAAGTGCGGCCACCGGCTGGCTGGCGGGCACGAACGCGGCCCGGTTGGCCCTGGGCCTGCCGCCCCTGACCCCCCCGGCCGAATCCATGCTGGGCGGCCTGACCCGCTACCTCGCCAGCGCGAACCCCAAGGGCTTCCAGCCCATGAACGTGAACTGGGCCCTGGTGCCCGAATTGCCCGCCGAGGTGAACCCCAAGACCGGCAAACCCCGCAAGCTGGGCAAGCGCGAAAAGCGCCCGGTGATGTTCCGCCGTGGCCTGAACGCGTTTATGGCCTGGGCGCAGGAGGAAGCGGGGTTGAGCGTGACGGTGCCTGCCGTCCTGGCTGAGCCACCAGCAGAACCTGAAGTCGCTAACGTCTGA
- the murD gene encoding UDP-N-acetylmuramoyl-L-alanine--D-glutamate ligase yields MLVYGLGRSGRGAARFLAREGRKAEWIDARPAAEDLALMAELDWAPGDASRPYRTVVAAPGVPIDHPDLTRLRAAGAEVIGEVVLAARARPELPMVGITGTAGKGSTTVLVAQLLRASGLRALEGGNIDPPLLDVVDSAEVAVVELSSFQLERVPGLRLPVAVITNLGVDHLDRHGTLEAYHGAKRNITAGQEAGDVLVLPAGLTVPTRAQVRAFEPARLVLAGGQPVLDPADLPAGVHPANAAAALLATEALLARLGRAADPAVLGDALRHAQPVAGRFETVAQVGDVTFIEDSIATRTLAVQAALDRARPPVAWLVGGRDKGAELAPLREAAQGRVTQVIAFGEDGETMARALGLPYRVVGGEDGEAIMRAAVQAGLDALPGGGTVLLAPVGTSFDQFRDYKARGESFRRAAQALAQARAEAQA; encoded by the coding sequence GTGCTGGTATACGGACTGGGGCGCAGTGGCCGGGGGGCGGCGCGCTTTCTGGCCCGCGAGGGCAGAAAGGCCGAGTGGATCGACGCGCGCCCAGCGGCCGAGGATCTGGCGCTGATGGCGGAACTGGACTGGGCACCGGGGGACGCGTCGCGCCCCTACCGCACGGTGGTGGCCGCGCCCGGCGTGCCCATTGACCACCCGGACCTGACCCGGCTGCGTGCGGCCGGCGCCGAGGTGATTGGCGAGGTGGTGCTGGCGGCCCGCGCCCGCCCAGAGCTGCCGATGGTGGGCATTACCGGCACCGCCGGCAAGGGCAGCACCACGGTGCTGGTGGCACAGTTGCTGCGCGCCTCGGGGCTGCGGGCGCTGGAGGGCGGCAACATTGACCCCCCGCTGCTGGACGTGGTGGATAGCGCCGAGGTGGCGGTGGTGGAACTCTCCAGCTTTCAGCTGGAGCGCGTGCCGGGCCTGCGCCTGCCGGTGGCAGTGATCACCAACCTGGGCGTGGACCACTTGGACCGCCACGGCACCCTGGAGGCCTACCACGGCGCCAAGCGCAACATCACGGCCGGGCAGGAAGCGGGCGACGTGCTGGTGCTGCCTGCCGGGCTGACCGTGCCCACCCGGGCGCAGGTGCGCGCCTTTGAGCCTGCGCGGCTGGTGCTGGCGGGTGGCCAGCCCGTGCTGGACCCGGCCGACCTGCCTGCCGGGGTTCACCCCGCCAATGCCGCCGCCGCCCTGCTGGCCACCGAGGCGCTGCTGGCGCGCCTGGGGCGCGCCGCCGATCCAGCGGTCCTGGGGGACGCCCTGCGCCATGCCCAGCCGGTGGCGGGCCGCTTTGAAACGGTGGCGCAGGTGGGAGACGTGACCTTTATCGAAGATTCCATTGCCACCCGCACGCTGGCGGTGCAGGCGGCCCTGGACCGCGCCCGGCCCCCGGTGGCGTGGCTGGTGGGCGGCCGGGATAAGGGCGCCGAACTGGCCCCCCTGCGCGAGGCCGCCCAGGGCCGGGTGACCCAGGTGATCGCCTTTGGCGAGGACGGCGAGACCATGGCGCGCGCCCTGGGACTGCCCTACCGTGTGGTGGGCGGCGAGGACGGCGAGGCCATCATGCGCGCCGCCGTGCAGGCCGGCCTGGACGCCCTGCCGGGGGGCGGCACCGTGCTGCTGGCCCCGGTGGGCACCAGTTTTGACCAGTTCCGCGACTACAAGGCCCGGGGCGAGAGTTTCCGCCGGGCTGCCCAGGCGCTGGCCCAGGCCCGTGCGGAGGCCCAGGCGTGA
- a CDS encoding FtsW/RodA/SpoVE family cell cycle protein — translation MSVQLLIAQVLLISMGLIGVAAVDPAKIFDHGPKALLALGLTLLAARLRPRAFLQLGPWVWGATLVLLVLVHFIGVGTAESSGTRRWLDFGVIRFQPSEMAKLGLVMMLASFFARRGVQNKLISATGMIVLTTGLVFWEPDLGSSVLMFSLGIILMYAAGVRISNISGFMLALGLLAIPVAGIYVERNPYIMERLTGFQSREDVAKQGLDQIGLAHRDLRMGGVIGQGPDGPRYEYFGEHTDMIVASIGFSSGLLGVAMLLFAYWLIVATALDVAHLASRVRPMTPEIHGASVLAIGAMFMIVGQAFVNLCVAAGIFPVTGVPLPLVSYGFSSMLTMSIALGVIHSAMREVRRALPEPSETDPPVALSAD, via the coding sequence GTGAGCGTGCAGCTGCTGATTGCCCAGGTGCTGCTGATCAGCATGGGCCTGATCGGCGTGGCGGCGGTGGACCCGGCCAAGATCTTTGACCACGGCCCCAAGGCACTGCTGGCGCTGGGGCTGACGCTGCTGGCCGCGCGCCTGCGGCCCCGGGCGTTTTTGCAACTGGGCCCCTGGGTGTGGGGCGCGACCCTGGTGCTGCTGGTGTTGGTGCACTTTATCGGGGTGGGCACCGCCGAGAGTTCCGGCACCCGGCGCTGGCTGGACTTCGGCGTGATCCGCTTTCAGCCTTCCGAGATGGCCAAGCTGGGGCTGGTGATGATGCTGGCGTCCTTTTTCGCGCGCCGGGGCGTGCAGAACAAGCTGATCAGCGCCACGGGCATGATCGTGCTGACCACGGGGCTGGTGTTCTGGGAGCCGGACCTGGGCAGCAGCGTGCTGATGTTCTCGCTGGGCATCATCCTGATGTACGCGGCGGGCGTGCGGATCAGCAACATCAGCGGCTTCATGCTGGCTCTGGGGCTGCTGGCCATTCCGGTGGCGGGCATCTACGTGGAGCGCAACCCCTACATCATGGAGCGCCTGACCGGTTTCCAGAGCCGAGAGGACGTGGCCAAGCAGGGCCTGGACCAGATTGGGCTGGCCCACCGCGACCTGCGTATGGGCGGCGTCATCGGCCAGGGCCCGGATGGCCCCCGCTACGAGTACTTCGGCGAGCACACCGACATGATCGTGGCCTCGATAGGTTTCAGTTCGGGGCTGCTGGGCGTGGCCATGCTGCTGTTTGCCTACTGGCTGATCGTGGCCACCGCGCTGGACGTGGCGCACCTTGCCAGCCGGGTACGGCCCATGACCCCGGAAATCCACGGCGCCAGCGTGCTGGCCATTGGCGCCATGTTCATGATCGTGGGGCAGGCCTTCGTGAACCTGTGTGTGGCGGCCGGCATCTTCCCTGTAACTGGCGTGCCGCTGCCCCTCGTGAGTTACGGCTTTTCCAGCATGCTCACCATGAGCATCGCGCTGGGGGTCATTCACTCTGCCATGCGCGAGGTGCGCCGCGCCCTGCCCGAACCCAGCGAAACCGACCCCCCGGTGGCCCTGAGTGCCGACTGA
- a CDS encoding EamA family transporter has protein sequence MLSIQGGAAFAKTLFPTLGAAGTTTLRVTLAAALLLAVFRPNLRRLTRADWAAIAPYGAALGLMNLAFYESLRFLPLGLAVTLEFLGPLLLALALSRRAADVGWVALAGVGIALIAPIGGQGAHQVSPLGIVLALTAGALWAAYILAGGAVGRRVPGSTGVVAGMVVAALVTLPFGAVQAGPALLSPAVLLSGLAVAALSSALPYTLEMRALRAIPARVFGVMMSLEPALAALSGLLFLHERLTGVQWVAMGCVIAASAGIQLKGKKGE, from the coding sequence ATGCTGAGCATTCAGGGCGGCGCCGCCTTTGCCAAGACCTTGTTTCCCACCCTGGGCGCGGCCGGCACCACCACCCTGCGCGTGACCCTGGCGGCAGCCCTGCTGCTGGCTGTGTTCCGCCCCAACCTGCGCCGCCTGACCCGGGCCGACTGGGCCGCCATTGCCCCCTACGGCGCCGCCCTGGGCCTGATGAACCTGGCCTTTTACGAGTCGCTGCGCTTTTTGCCGCTGGGACTGGCGGTCACGCTGGAATTCCTGGGGCCGCTGCTGCTGGCCCTGGCCCTGTCGCGCCGCGCCGCCGATGTGGGCTGGGTGGCCCTGGCAGGTGTGGGCATTGCCCTGATTGCCCCCATTGGCGGTCAGGGCGCGCACCAGGTTTCACCCCTGGGCATCGTGCTGGCGCTGACGGCCGGGGCGCTGTGGGCCGCCTACATCCTGGCGGGCGGGGCGGTGGGGCGCCGGGTGCCGGGCAGCACGGGCGTGGTGGCGGGCATGGTGGTGGCCGCCCTGGTCACCCTGCCTTTTGGCGCGGTGCAGGCGGGCCCGGCCCTGCTGTCGCCCGCCGTGTTGCTCTCGGGGCTTGCGGTGGCGGCGCTGTCGAGCGCGCTGCCGTACACGCTGGAAATGCGCGCGCTGCGGGCGATTCCGGCGCGGGTGTTCGGGGTGATGATGAGCCTGGAGCCGGCGCTGGCGGCGCTGAGTGGGCTGCTGTTTTTGCATGAGCGGTTGACGGGGGTGCAGTGGGTGGCGATGGGGTGTGTGATTGCGGCGAGTGCGGGGATTCAGTTGAAGGGGAAGAAGGGGGAGTAG
- a CDS encoding ABC transporter ATP-binding protein: MTLSQPDVLRAVQHNSPNALELRGITKRFPLVLANDNISMTVQWGSVHALCGENGAGKSTLMKIVYGIQPPTSGQIVVDGEAVDLKNPSEAIKRGIGMVFQHFMLVETLSVTENVILGAEPTSGGAIDYPAARRRVAELIKQFGFDLNPDAIVGELPVGQQQKVEILKTLYRGARILILDEPTAVLTPSETDELFAFLKNQYAASGNAVIFISHKLHEVLHISDTISVIRDGKMIGTIPAQGATTELLARMMVGRDVSLKVQKQAAQPGAVALDVQNVVVKGEHHNAVDGVSFQVRAGEVVGIAGVEGNGQSELIEAITGLKPYEGQISYLGRSARGVREVEASGLSHVPEDRNERGLVLEMTTAENFILGEHDRPPFAGRFGFLRRDVIEENAKKLSEQYDVRPRSASLPAGRYSGGNAQKIIVAREMRKGPKILVASQPTRGVDIGAIEFIHARIVEARDQGLAVLLVSADLGEVMNLADRILVMFEGKIVGEVDAANATETQLGLLMTGSGEDTTTTKAGW; the protein is encoded by the coding sequence ATGACCCTTTCCCAGCCTGACGTGCTCCGGGCCGTTCAGCACAATTCTCCCAACGCGCTGGAACTGCGCGGCATCACCAAGCGCTTTCCGCTGGTGCTGGCCAACGACAACATCTCCATGACCGTGCAGTGGGGCAGCGTGCACGCCCTGTGCGGCGAGAACGGCGCCGGCAAATCCACCCTGATGAAGATCGTGTACGGTATTCAGCCCCCCACCAGCGGCCAGATTGTGGTGGACGGCGAGGCCGTGGACCTGAAAAACCCCAGCGAGGCCATCAAGCGCGGCATCGGCATGGTGTTTCAGCACTTCATGCTGGTCGAGACGCTCTCGGTCACCGAGAACGTGATCCTGGGCGCCGAGCCCACCAGCGGCGGCGCCATTGACTACCCGGCCGCCCGGCGGCGCGTGGCCGAGCTGATCAAGCAGTTTGGCTTTGACCTGAACCCCGACGCCATCGTGGGCGAGCTGCCCGTGGGCCAGCAGCAGAAGGTCGAGATCCTTAAAACCCTGTACCGGGGCGCGCGCATCCTGATTCTGGACGAGCCCACCGCCGTGCTGACCCCCAGCGAAACCGACGAACTGTTCGCCTTTCTGAAAAACCAGTACGCCGCCAGCGGCAACGCGGTGATTTTCATCAGCCACAAGCTGCACGAGGTGCTGCACATCAGCGACACCATCAGCGTGATCCGCGACGGCAAGATGATCGGCACCATTCCGGCCCAGGGCGCCACCACCGAACTGCTGGCCCGCATGATGGTGGGCCGCGACGTGTCGCTGAAGGTGCAGAAGCAGGCCGCCCAGCCCGGCGCTGTGGCGCTGGACGTGCAGAACGTGGTCGTGAAGGGCGAGCACCACAACGCGGTGGACGGCGTGAGCTTCCAGGTGCGCGCGGGCGAGGTCGTGGGCATTGCCGGCGTGGAAGGCAACGGCCAGAGCGAACTGATTGAGGCGATCACTGGCCTGAAGCCCTACGAGGGCCAGATCTCTTATCTGGGTCGGTCGGCCCGGGGTGTGCGTGAAGTGGAGGCCTCGGGCCTGTCGCACGTCCCCGAAGACCGCAACGAGCGCGGGCTGGTGCTGGAGATGACCACCGCCGAGAACTTCATCCTGGGCGAGCATGACCGCCCGCCCTTTGCGGGCCGCTTCGGGTTCCTGCGCCGCGACGTAATCGAGGAGAACGCCAAGAAGCTGAGCGAGCAGTACGACGTGCGCCCGCGCAGCGCCTCACTGCCCGCCGGTCGGTACTCCGGGGGCAACGCGCAGAAGATCATCGTGGCGCGCGAGATGCGCAAGGGCCCCAAGATTCTGGTGGCCAGCCAGCCCACGCGCGGCGTGGACATTGGCGCTATTGAGTTCATTCACGCCCGCATCGTGGAAGCCCGTGACCAGGGGCTGGCCGTGCTGCTGGTCAGCGCTGACCTGGGCGAGGTGATGAACCTTGCCGACCGCATTCTGGTGATGTTTGAGGGCAAGATTGTGGGTGAGGTGGACGCGGCCAATGCCACGGAGACGCAGCTGGGGTTGCTGATGACGGGGAGTGGAGAGGATACGACGACGACCAAAGCGGGCTGGTAA